A genome region from Thermomonospora amylolytica includes the following:
- a CDS encoding FKBP-type peptidyl-prolyl cis-trans isomerase has protein sequence MPEDDKPGGGGSAPAPRLKAKLPSAQGIKRPDFTPHGISAGRDRRMPARPSPLTAAQARKRRRITIAALLVVALAAGGLGYWWFTRPGPTLEVTGAFGKEPKVEIPDEVRPTGKHSAKVLIQGKGARLAANDLVYLHFAYYRWPGTKPSPSAGTGQGEGEGQDNGKIASSYAQGGPRGLTVGRKDATGLDKAIDKALIGQPVGSRVMVEVPPKDLGQAAAEFGLAKNDSLLFVLDLVKAFPSVLPDEQKKFDEDGLPTVEAKKGQAPEVKVPDEEAPDKLVIKTLIEGKGPAVAKGDQVMTNYKGVIWDSGKEFDSSWKNGSPQPFEIGTGKTIPGFDKGLVGVKAGSRVMLVLPPKEGYGKEGNEQAGIKGDDTLVFIVDVLGTAPK, from the coding sequence ATGCCCGAGGATGACAAGCCGGGCGGCGGCGGGTCGGCCCCGGCCCCGCGCCTGAAGGCCAAGCTGCCGAGCGCCCAGGGCATCAAGCGGCCGGACTTCACGCCGCACGGGATCAGCGCGGGACGCGACCGCCGGATGCCCGCGCGCCCGTCCCCGCTGACCGCGGCGCAGGCCCGCAAGCGGCGGCGGATCACGATCGCCGCGCTGCTGGTGGTGGCGCTGGCGGCGGGCGGCCTCGGCTACTGGTGGTTCACCCGCCCCGGCCCGACCCTCGAGGTCACCGGCGCGTTCGGCAAGGAGCCCAAGGTCGAGATCCCCGACGAGGTGCGGCCCACCGGGAAGCACTCCGCCAAGGTCCTGATCCAGGGCAAGGGCGCCAGGCTCGCCGCCAACGACCTGGTGTACCTGCACTTCGCCTACTACCGCTGGCCCGGCACCAAGCCGTCCCCCTCCGCCGGGACGGGCCAGGGCGAGGGCGAGGGCCAGGACAACGGCAAGATCGCCAGCAGCTACGCGCAGGGCGGGCCCCGCGGGCTGACCGTCGGCCGCAAGGACGCCACCGGCCTGGACAAGGCCATCGACAAGGCGCTGATCGGCCAGCCGGTCGGCAGCCGGGTGATGGTGGAGGTGCCGCCGAAGGACCTCGGCCAGGCCGCCGCCGAGTTCGGGCTGGCCAAGAACGACTCGCTGCTGTTCGTGCTCGACCTGGTCAAGGCGTTCCCCTCGGTGCTGCCGGACGAGCAGAAGAAGTTCGACGAGGACGGCCTGCCCACCGTCGAGGCCAAGAAGGGCCAGGCGCCCGAGGTGAAGGTGCCCGACGAGGAGGCCCCCGACAAGCTCGTGATCAAGACCCTGATCGAGGGCAAGGGCCCGGCCGTGGCCAAGGGCGACCAGGTGATGACCAACTACAAGGGCGTCATCTGGGACTCGGGCAAGGAGTTCGACTCCAGCTGGAAGAACGGCTCCCCGCAGCCGTTCGAGATCGGCACCGGCAAGACCATCCCCGGCTTCGACAAGGGCCTGGTCGGCGTGAAGGCCGGCAGCCGGGTCATGCTGGTCCTGCCGCCCAAGGAGGGCTACGGCAAGGAGGGCAACGAGCAGGCCGGCATCAAGGGCGACGACACCCTGGTGTTCATCGTGGACGTCCTCGGCACCGCGCCCAAGTGA
- a CDS encoding transglycosylase domain-containing protein → MGEVEDQKTGEPEGDAAVGAAAQEAGKDGRGGRRRKERGRAARITRRVAFAVLGFLLLAIAAFTVAYLLTPVPSPQEDAVAQGPEFYYSDGKTLIAKIGVNRQKVELDAVPEHVRDAVIAAENRSFYEDPGVSVRGTVRAFWSTVTGEQLQGGSTITQQMVRNYYQGLGQERTVSRKLKEIMVALKVDSQRDKDWILEQYLNTIFFGRDAYGIQAAAHAYYNKDVGELTKAEAAYLAAAIQQPTPFGDPTGENRAMAEGRWRSVVRAMVETGALGPDEAARMTFPAPVKQKVTDVLKGQTGYMVRIAQKELRERRGYTEDEINRSGLKITTTFDKRLMDAAEKAVKANLPEGTGKTTLTGLVSVDPETGQVVAFYGGRGYLEEQLSTSFGHWAQAGSGFKPIVLAAALDAGKTLNSTVNGASPQYYNDHPVENNGGTSYGYINLVTATQNSVNTAYVNLGQEIGLDKVTDMAVKMGIPEDQLTRNDANKVPTFPLGVASVRVVQQAGVYATFAAEGVYHTPYVVKSVKELDGDEHEYTEKGKRAFSEQVARDATYAMTKVVQGGTGTAAQLYDGRDVAGKTGTTDNGNALWFNGFIPQMATSVAIFRSDSPTKQVDIGGYSAYGGVLPAQIWRSYMTEAVNIKNLSPKSFGPPSTYASGGGGYDPTPGGGDSTGRPDGPGNGPDLSPPPGDDGPGTGDPEEPGGPPDEPEEPEEPDPPFEPPGGGGDGDGGGGGGFRGLGALPQQSGTSGTRRA, encoded by the coding sequence ATGGGAGAGGTCGAAGACCAGAAGACCGGCGAGCCGGAGGGGGACGCGGCTGTGGGGGCGGCTGCGCAGGAGGCAGGAAAGGACGGCAGGGGCGGCAGGCGGCGCAAGGAGCGCGGCCGGGCGGCGCGGATCACGCGCCGGGTCGCCTTCGCAGTGCTGGGCTTCCTGCTGCTGGCGATCGCCGCGTTCACGGTGGCGTACCTGCTGACCCCGGTGCCCTCCCCGCAGGAGGACGCCGTGGCGCAGGGGCCGGAGTTCTACTACAGCGACGGCAAGACGCTGATCGCCAAGATCGGGGTGAACCGGCAGAAGGTCGAGCTGGACGCGGTCCCCGAGCACGTGCGCGACGCGGTGATCGCCGCGGAGAACCGCAGCTTCTACGAGGACCCCGGGGTGTCGGTGCGCGGCACGGTCCGGGCGTTCTGGTCGACCGTCACCGGCGAGCAGCTGCAGGGCGGCTCGACCATCACCCAGCAGATGGTCCGCAACTACTACCAGGGCCTCGGCCAGGAGCGCACGGTCAGCCGCAAGCTCAAGGAGATCATGGTCGCGCTGAAGGTGGACAGCCAGCGCGACAAGGACTGGATCCTCGAGCAGTACCTGAACACGATCTTCTTCGGCCGGGACGCGTACGGCATCCAGGCCGCCGCGCACGCCTACTACAACAAGGACGTCGGCGAGCTGACCAAGGCCGAGGCCGCCTACCTGGCCGCGGCGATCCAGCAGCCCACTCCGTTCGGCGACCCCACCGGGGAGAACCGGGCGATGGCCGAGGGCCGCTGGCGGTCGGTGGTGCGGGCGATGGTCGAGACCGGCGCGCTCGGCCCGGACGAGGCCGCCCGGATGACCTTCCCGGCGCCGGTCAAGCAGAAGGTCACCGACGTCCTCAAGGGCCAGACCGGCTACATGGTCCGGATCGCCCAGAAGGAGCTGCGCGAGCGCCGTGGCTACACCGAGGACGAGATCAACCGCAGCGGGCTGAAGATCACCACCACGTTCGACAAGCGGCTGATGGACGCCGCCGAGAAGGCGGTCAAGGCCAACCTTCCGGAGGGCACCGGCAAGACCACCCTCACCGGGCTGGTGTCGGTGGACCCCGAGACCGGGCAGGTGGTCGCCTTCTACGGCGGCCGCGGCTACCTGGAGGAGCAGCTGTCCACGTCGTTCGGGCACTGGGCGCAGGCCGGGTCGGGCTTCAAGCCGATCGTGCTGGCCGCCGCGCTCGACGCCGGCAAGACGCTGAACAGCACGGTGAACGGGGCCTCGCCGCAGTACTACAACGACCATCCGGTGGAGAACAACGGCGGCACCAGCTACGGCTACATCAACCTGGTCACCGCCACGCAGAACTCGGTGAACACCGCGTACGTGAACCTGGGCCAGGAGATCGGCCTGGACAAGGTCACCGACATGGCCGTCAAGATGGGCATCCCCGAGGACCAGCTCACCCGCAACGACGCCAACAAGGTGCCCACCTTCCCGCTGGGCGTGGCGTCGGTGCGGGTGGTGCAGCAGGCCGGGGTGTACGCCACGTTCGCCGCCGAGGGCGTCTACCACACCCCGTACGTGGTCAAGTCCGTCAAGGAGCTGGACGGCGACGAGCACGAGTACACCGAGAAGGGCAAGCGGGCGTTCAGCGAGCAGGTCGCCCGGGACGCCACCTACGCGATGACCAAGGTGGTGCAGGGCGGCACCGGCACCGCCGCCCAGCTGTACGACGGGCGGGACGTGGCGGGCAAGACCGGCACCACCGACAACGGCAACGCGCTGTGGTTCAACGGGTTCATCCCGCAGATGGCGACCTCGGTGGCGATCTTCCGCAGCGACAGCCCCACCAAGCAGGTCGACATCGGCGGCTACAGCGCGTACGGCGGCGTGCTGCCGGCACAGATCTGGCGGTCGTACATGACCGAGGCCGTCAACATCAAGAACCTGTCGCCCAAGAGCTTCGGGCCGCCGTCCACCTACGCCTCCGGGGGCGGCGGGTACGACCCGACGCCGGGCGGGGGCGACTCCACCGGCCGCCCGGACGGTCCCGGGAACGGGCCGGACCTGAGCCCGCCGCCCGGCGACGACGGGCCCGGCACCGGTGATCCGGAGGAGCCGGGCGGGCCGCCGGACGAGCCGGAGGAGCCGGAGGAGCCGGACCCTCCGTTCGAGCCGCCGGGCGGCGGAGGCGACGGTGACGGCGGCGGAGGCGGCGGCTTCCGCGGGCTGGGCGCGCTGCCCCAGCAGAGCGGAACGTCCGGTACCCGCCGCGCCTAG